From the Xiphophorus hellerii strain 12219 chromosome 20, Xiphophorus_hellerii-4.1, whole genome shotgun sequence genome, the window AGTGCGGAATGGCTGAACTGGTGCGAATTCGAAAGAAAAGACTCCAAATACCTATCTCTAGGTAAGACATAGGGTTTTCATTAATACAGATGACATTATACGCTTAAACTGAATTCAACATCTGCATATATTATAAGACAGAAAATGCTAAAGTGCTGAATTGGAGACACAGCAAATGTTCTTTCCCACAAGTTTCATATCTCTCCAGGTGGCGGTTTCTTGTTTTGCAGAAATGGAAACTTGTGACTCAATAAAAAAACTCTGGTACAGATGGTTTCAGCAGATATTAGTCCTGCCACGTAGGAGCAAAGAACCAGATAGTATTTTTCTACCTTAAAAAGTTGCTTGCTTGCTGTTTGCTTCAGGTGTAAGTGGATTTCTTAGAAAAGTTCTTCTTGTCATTTTGGCTGCAGGCATAAACACTTGTCTTGCCCATGCCTTTGGTGTGGGAGgaaaagctgctgcagaagTGGTGGGtcatgtggtttttgttttggttacaCACTGATGTACAATTATACGTAAGGGTCACAGCTCAAAGCTTTCCGTACAATATATAATGCTCAGATGCATTTTAACAACACAGGTTGGTTTGATTTACTCATGTATaacaattacatatttttttcttgatctACTTACAAATGACAGAGAAAGTGAAATGATTCTGCAGGTGATCTTCCACACACTTGCAACTTATACTATATTTAGGATGACATACAACACACTTACCAAATTATCTGCCGAAAGcggatttctattttttttctatgcacACGGTTGTATGAGCCTTCTTGAGTAGTAAAAATCCTGTCAGAGGTTCTCCACCTCTGgccagacaaaacaaaaaagactagCTTATCAGGAGAGATTACTTGAGATTGAAAGTGAGCCGTGGCATTCTGAGGCATGCTATTTTTATGACTCCACAGCTTTTGAAAGCTCCTGCCAGTGTGATAAACACTTGAAAAACCCGCAAGCATCTCATCCACAGGAACTGGCTCCCATATATAGGCCCAGCGCAGTTTCAACGCCATATGGGTGGTTAATGAGAGTGTTTTAGAAGAATTATTAATGGCAAATAATTGTTATGACAGTAAAATAGTCTTGTTTTCAAACAGATTGCGATTTTTGCAAACTGAGACaccgttttttttctttatcatgtCTCAACACATTTGAAATTAAGCCAAAAACAGGAGGTGGTTAAAATGTAGGTGACACATGCTGCAAGCATTTGCTTTTTGTTCCACTGCAAGggacttattttttttcccctccagttCTCACTCATAACGtgattaaaaagtttcaaaaccaATTTGGAATGAGCAATTTGGTCTGAAAGGTCCTCAAAATTCAAGCCgggttatttttctttattcagtATATACTGACTTAATCTTTGTTACATAATACCCTAAACAAGGGAATGTTTTCCATCTCATGGAAAACTTGGCTCTGATGGTGCCCTTTTACCACCGGCTGTCTCTGGATAGTTTGACATTTATGTAATTTCCCAATGATTCATTTCTGCTTGTTGAGATTGCAGTGCACTTTTCACTCGATcatggcaaaaagaaagagcTGTCAAtttattaagcttttttttttattgaatttcttaaagtttaagttaatttataaagGACTTCGTCATACAATACAAAGTTCttcaaaaggtttttattaCCTCTAACTGTTCCCTTTATCTCAACTGTTGTGAGCGCCGGTACATTTAGCTGGTCAATCTAccattttatttagctgaacGCGAATTCCCCATAACTTGATTgtgctttctgtttttaggCTGAGAAGCATGCTAAAGCAGATTGAGGAGAAGGATGTCGATTTTgaagaaatcaaacaaaatttggATTTCACGGCATCGTTACTGGAGGCAGTATATCTCGATGGACCGAGGTAAGACAATAAATAGAAATTCAAAAAAGATCCCAATATACAGTTAGTCACTCTTtatagtttaaaaagaaaatctactcCAACGTTCATGGGACTTACATATATTTACAATTTTGTGTCCTAATCTGACATTTTACACAGTGGTCatgtaattttgaaaaaaaaaaagaacaaaatccttattgaaattacattttacaatcTTCAAGACTTATTCTCTTGTGACTCTTAATTTCTGAGCCTTTTGAACTTGATGTGCTGAAAGCATCTGCAGTCTATTTGAGGCTATTAAcacaattaaaattcaaaattgcAATGGGACATACATTTACAGCATCAACTACAAGCCACTGATCAAGGAGAACAACTAAACTCAGACAGGTTTATGgtgatttttcattttcttcagtgtAAAAAGGGCTAATGTTGTTTTACTTTCCATCTCAGTCTTGTTGTAATAAAACTGGCAAGATTATCTGCAAATGAGTATGTGCTATATTTTTTACGAAGTCTTTTATTgtagtttcttttgtttttccagtaaaAAAACACCACAGAAATATCTGTGATTCACAAAACTATGGGAGCCTTCAAATCAAAGTAGCACTCATTACGTAAGGTTATTATGTGTCAATTCTGCCTGCCCGCCTCGGCTGCTCAGCAGACCGATCCTTATCAAAGTGTGTAGAGTTTCTTGGAAATGGTTCAAATAAACTGTGTGCAATTAATCGGTAAAATAGGAAAGAAATGATTTGCTCAATGTCTTTTTGAAAATTGCAGTTTAAGATGTAGTCTGATGTCCCAAGTAGCACTTATAATTATGTAGCTACAGCTTTGGCTTTATGAAGATTATATTGCTTAAGCAAAATAAAGCTATAGGGCTGCAAAAATGTATGGATTAaggcataatttaaaaatactgtcGTAAAATGCGTCTTCAGTGAAAACTAAAATCTACAAATAATCCTGCAGACTAACTTGATTTACTTTACAGCTGAGGAGACCACAATCCTTATCAATCTTATCTTATTATGACAAGTCAACGGGTTCATGATGCTTGTTAAAAAACAACCCTAATCCTGCGTACATAACAGAGCTGGCTCCAGTTAGAATCAAACTGCGAAGCTGCTTAGGTGCACCACACCAAGAGGACTTCCCCAATATTTTAACAGCTCTGCACCAAAGGTCAGGTTTACAAATgtccaaataaaaaatctgtgtcAGCAATATGTTTTTCTCTGCTAAGCCAGTATTAACTCCTGAACATCAGAATCAACAACAGGATTtctctaaataataataatcacattttCCCTTTTAAACATATTCTAAAAACAGATTACCTCAAATGGTATTTGTATCGACATGTGAAGTACCTCAGGACATTCAAAGAACAGATTTGGTTTTACAGTAAGTTATTGTATTATGTTGTTTGCTCACTTTCTACCATTTGTTTACAGTTGTAAGTGCAGTGTTTCTAAGGTTAGATGTATGATTCATAAACCTATAAAATCTTGAAAAGTCCAGATAAGAAAAGTTTTACCATGACCTAGGCTCTGGATGTTTCATAGAGTTACACACCAAGTAAGTTGGAGTGGATGATATGAGCACTCAAGACTACTTCAGACAATAAATCATCAGTTTGAAAGAAGCATCATGCATCACTTGCAAAGGACTGATAGCTGacagctggtggaactgcatgACACCAACAATTTCCCCTGTTTGCTCGAAGGAAAAGGTAGAGACCCCAGGACCCCAGAACCCCTGCTGACAGTGTTGGAAACACGCAGTCTAATCCTTTACCTGTCACTTGGGAGGAGTGAGTGGCTGTCTGTGTGAAATGCAGACAAAAAGAGTGCATAGTTTCCATGAGCCAAGGTTTTACTTGTCATTCAGTACGTTGACCTTTGCAATTAGGAATTAGTCCAATGAGAACAGATTGttcctttattattttatgaccTTACTTCTGTTTCCATTCAAATAATCAATGTGTGATCTTAGACAATGTCTGGAGTCAGAGGACGATcttcagcagctgcagtcagatgggGTGCCATCAGAGGTCACTGACTGGCTGGCGTCCACCTTCACCCGGAGGATTCGACGGCCTTTGAGACGTTCAGATGAGAAGCCCAAGTTTCGCAGCATTGTGCATGCAGTGCAGGCTGGCATATTTGTGGAGAGGTATGTTAGTTCAAACTTTCCATTTGGATCTGTGTCACCAATTCAAGGGTATAAGTGGGTGTTTCGCTAACAGCACAACTCCTACAGGAAACCAATAGAACCACTTGCCTGTATTCTTTATGCCATTTAGCTGAAGttgtaaattatttgtttcctCTCTCAGTATTCTGACTCGTAATAttcattaagtttattttacaactgcagatttaaactgtgaaacatTAGCCTTCATTTATTTCCTGGAAAACATTCTTACACTGAGGGCAGGGGCTTTAGGGGATTAGTATAAACACCTCCTGAGTCAAGTTTGCTGCACAGTGTCAACATCTGAACTTTAACTGAACTCAACATAAACACTGCATTATTCCAGGATGTTCAAGAGGGCCTACACAGCAACTATGCCAGACCAACCTGAGGCAGTCGTAAACTGCCTTAGGGTAAGTCCACACTAACCTACTACCTCAGAGTGTGCAGCAGGTTTATTTGATAAATGGCACATTCTTAGAAAAAGGATCAGTGCAGGTATGCTCCAGTGGGGCTGctacttttctctctttctcttcagGATGTGGACCGCTGGAGCTTTGATGTTTTTGCTCTGAACTCCGCTAGCTCTGATCACGCACTACAAACTCTGTTCTTTGAACTGATCACAAGATATGACCTCAACAGCCGCTTTAAGGTCTGTAACTGATGCTGTATCGAGCTGActtttagcaaatttatttttaatatgcaAGTAGGAGATTGCACAAAACGTCCCTCAGAGACATGAACTCTCACTTCCAATTGTGTGTAATGTGTAGAAAATAATCAGATAGAAGGATTGTTCCATTTTATAGTACTTGGAAAATAATCTTTCTATCATGTGCGGCATTTAACCATTTTACCTAATTCAGgttgttttctgagtttaatccAGGTACAGATGTTAATTGATTACATAATGCTTTCTCTAGATTCCCATCTCATGCCTGACTGAATTCCTATCTGCCCTGGAAAAAGGATACTGCAAATATAATAATCCATATCACAACCTCGTTCATGCAGCTGATGTGACTCAGACCATGCACTGTCTGCTGCTGCGCTCCGGACTCGTGGTACCGTTCACTCAAAATAATTACTGACTCCACCCACTTTTTTTCAATCATCTCTTTGTAGCTAATAATGGCCACAAAACTCATCTTTCTGTTTACCTATGTATGTTTACCAAAAttcttcattttacattttgtctgtgATTCAGAAATAGGAACAAATGACATAACAAGCATcaatgaaattatatttttctattttgttttttctgcattcTCACTTATGTCTGAATAACCCTCTGATTTATCCTTTGAGTGTCAGACTCAGTAAATCATCAATGACTTCTGGATCAGCACTGAGTGGCTTAAAGAGAATTTATTTCAAAGTGGTGCTTTCAATAGTCTGATCCTTGATTAAATGTACAACTAAAACACTCAACATTCAAAGAAATCTTTATACAAAAGCACTCCTCAGAGGCAAAATAGGAATCAGGGATTCTTACTGGCAAAATTGTGTCTGATGTTGTGACTGACTTGAATTGAAAAAGGTTCATTAATTTTTTCATCCATTAATTAAACAGGATGTGGGGGACTTTGTCCTTTAAAGAGGGACCCaagattttacttaaaaaatctaatttcaacCAGCATATGAATAGAATGCCCCAGAAAGTTTGAGATTCTACatacttttcttttccatttataAGAAAAATCATAGCAAAGTCTTGGTTATTctgatgtttcttcttttttttcttgtctgcaTAGCTTCTTCTTACGTTGTTCAGAACTGAGATGTTGCTTATCCATTAATGGTGTCCCTTTTTTTCACCAAGCACTGGCTGACAGAGCTTGAAGTGATGGCATccctgtttgctgcagccatTCACGACTTCGAACACACTGGAACCACAAATAACTTTCACATCCACACAAGGTCGGCTTTATTTCTTGCTCCATCTATTATAAACCTTGTGTATTGTTTGTAAAGTGCCTGTTGCATAAATGTCACATCCTGttctgaaactttaaaacagaGCTAGAGATAGAATAGATTTAGAAATAGTAAGACAAAACATATACATATAGCTTTTAAGGAATTTGGGGAATGAGATGAGATCTTTCCAAAGCAAACATGGCTTTATGAAGggaaaaacagtatttttagatttttccaaCACAGTCTCTTTACTTTTCTATGTTTACCCCCATGTCAATCATGCTTCTTTGGCATTAAGTTATCTTTTTGTGATCAGATGTTGAAgatattaaattatgattaacATAATATAGTGCCTTGGAAAACTAATGTTCTTTTTGTCCAATGTAATATTGCTATGTTGTTATATTGCTGTCAGTCAACAGTTACTTTTAACTTTTCTACCCTCAGTATTTCCccctttaaaataatattgctAACAGCAATATTATTATAAAGCAGCTTTTAGGATGCTttacaataaaagtaaaacctgGCTTTGTTTTCTGAATCTATAGATCAAACATATAGTCCTTCTTTTCCAATCATTTCTTTAAGTGGAAAGTTTTTCAgaggctttaaaataaaaccttataGTAAATGGTTTGTGTCTGTAAAgagctttatcaagtccagagaaTGCTAAAGTGCTTCACATGACAGTCATTCATTCACCCATCCTCAAGGCGGGTGAAGTGTCTTACCCAAGAACACGACAGAGGCGGGTGGAACAGGAATTGTACCAGCAACCCTCTAATTGCGGGGTGAACTCCCAACACCGTCACCTCCATCGTCCTGATTGAAAAATTTCACATAATCTCCTTTAGTTCTAATTTTAAGACCCTAACATGAAGCAGGTAATCAAATAATTTGTTAATTACCTTTATAATAGTGAGTCAATCATGCACATGGctgacctttttttccccaacatttCACGCTCTCTTCAGTGTGAAAGTCatcattatagttttgcagtCACAGTTATTTAATTGCTCCCTCAGGCTTTTacttttaatcacattttccaAACTCTTCATACCAAACAGTCACTTTACTGTTTGACTGAATCTTTGTTCATTTAtgccttttaaaaaaaggcataaAAGCCTTGATatcaaagattttctttttattaccaactcgtctttatttttctgtctgtgttccAGGTCAGAGTTTGCTCTGATTTACAACGACAGATCTGTGCAGGAAAGTCATCACCTAAGTGCAGCATTTCACCTGCTGCAGGACGACCAGATGAACATCTTCATTAATTTGACACGAGAAGAGTGGATGTAAGATACATTACATTTATTCTATATTAAAATTTATCAACATTCATAGTTAATTTTGAGAGAACACGAAAGATAAAATGTAGGTGGATCATACTGCATAATGAAACAAGCTGTGCATAATGTTTTCTACAGTGGTTATCAGAAGAGGGGCTGTGACATTTATACTTTATTGGTTTACTTgcctaataaaaaataaacaaatctctACTTACTTTATGATTTATATTAGCTGGCAAGAGACTACTTTAGTACGTTAAACATGACACCCCTTTATCATAATTATAGTATTATCGATTCACCTGACATGTTGGACCTTAAACATCTGAACAAAATGTGCAGCTGTGATCACTGGAGCTGCTTGGAGACGATCTTAAAACCCTCACCTTTAACATGCTTATCTATAATTGTCTTTCTAATCTCCAATGACAAAAATCTCTTTCTTCTCATCTTCAATGTGGTACACACCATGTCACCAAACAGCACAGTGATTACTTGTCATCAATAAAATTGGCACTGACTGACTGTAAGCTTCAAGAGGCCTATAACACTGGATGAAACACCatagtttaacattttcttgtgttcaaattatttttagtctttTCTAGAGGTACCATTATTTTTGTCCAGGTTCATTTCattagtttattgttttctaaTTATTATGTTTAACTCCAATTCGAAAGCAGTGCCTGAATTTTCCttggtttattttctgtaattttttatttattattaattttgctGAGAAATGTGTCTATCAACAAAAGCAGCAGTGAAATGATTCCTGTAACAACATAGGCTGAGAAGCTACAGAGAGGGAAAGAAGCTATCACCCCAAAGGCAACATGAAAAGTAAACAGGAACAGACCCTATCgtctaaaaaaaactaaaatagaagTGTTTAACCATAATGATCATTGttacatttggagaaaaaaggGGAAGTTTCTGAGTGTGAGAACTCCAGGGGCATGctgttttattgcaaaacaCTTCACGAGATGATTGAGATAATGAATAGGAAACATTATAGAGAAATGTTGAACCAACATCACAAGATTTCAGCCACAGCTAGGTCTCCCTAATGGATAAAGATCTTATTAATTAAACTGACAAATTGATTACAAAGTGGGTCTAGGACAGAAAGTCCTAATCTCAATCCCACAGAAAGTTTCTTGGCAGAGCTAAAGTAGTGTGTCTAAGAAAGATGACCCACAATTCTCAGTAAATCACGTTACATTCCCCTTAAATTTCCTAAGAGTCTGTAAAGGATAATTTTACTTATAATGACGAGCTGTTCACTAGCAACTAAGTCTGCAGCTACATCGGTCAGACACTATAATGATATTGCAATGCTGAGTTTCCATTACAATAAAAACTGATGGCTGACTTTAAGGTAAAACTGATGCCTCCTAAACGCCATCAGTGTAGTTTGTGTTTGGAAATCATTTACAATATCTGCACCGTCTGCGCTAATGGAGTCATTTGCTTCATACTTCACACACCCGGTGCGACTGTAATATTCACTGTGGAGCTGTGCAGAGATAAACACAGCAGCATGCCGCAACAGGCTCCTTTTGCAGTTAGTGTTGCTATGAGAACAAGAAAATCCATCAGTAAAGTTAAAAAGGTTACAACCTCACAGAATCCTCCCGACTGCCACTTTTACTTTATATGGTTCCGTCACATCATTCAAGGCCGGCCAGTAAACTGCGAGTCtttgtatgtctgtgtgtgtatttacaGGGAGATGCGATCACTTGTTATAGAGATGGTTTTGGCCACTGACATGTCCTCCCACCTATTTCAAGTGAAAGCAATGAAATCCTGTCTACAACAACAAGAGCGGTAGGTGCAAAACCCAGAATTTACGTATTGGTTCTTTAGAGGcgtttgaaatgtttcaaactAAAATCTGGATGAAGGAACTGTGTGTCTTATACTTAGTGAACTGTGTCAGAACTGCTTTTCTGCTTTGTCGcaggcaaaataaacaaagtattATGCTTTTTCCATCAGGATGGATAAGCCCAAAGCGTTGTCTTTGTTACTGCACACGGCTGACATCAGCCATCCATCCAAGCCCTGGGCCCTGCACTCTCGCTGGACCAAAGCCTTAATGGAGGAGTTTTTCAGGCAGGTAGGCATCTGAATAAATGTCCTCTGATCTGACACaggccattttttattttttttaatttttttttttttttacttttactcctCCTAAATTAAATGATCACAATTAGATTTTGGCACAAGTAATTTGATTCTGTAGGGATTCCTAGAAAGCTGTCATGTTCATCCTGAATAAAGTGAAAGTTCAAAGTTGTGGAAATAtcattcaaacttttttcactAGTTCACATGGCCAATCTAGATCCATCTAGATCTACAAGTAAAAAGGGCAGTAAAATTTcctgctattaaaaaaaaatgtcctctgAAAACTCACCAACTGATGCACAAACTGCCTCTGATAACTATAACTGTATAAACATTTTCCACTATCTCTCCAATTGCTTCCTGTTTTGACTGATGTCCACCATATATTGCTAAAGAGGCTAAACTGTGATATAGGACTTTTAGTTTtggaaatataaaacatgtttgaattcTTTATTTCAATCTTTTATTTCTCCATCTCATTACAATCTGAGTTTTTCCCCAAAGAGTTAGCatgtgaataaaatcaaaaagtcCTGTGGCGCCTGCAGtgctgcaaaaaatatttgcagctttacagatttattgttttttagacacatctgttaaaaataagtttttcacCAATGGTTGATATGTTATTAGAGGGAAAATATGCAGTCTAACCTGGTTCTTGTGGTGTCACTTCAGTACTTACCTGAGACAATAAACTTTGCAAAAAGATCCGAAAAATGCCCATTATAGATAAAAAGTAGAGAATTCACCTCTGACTTCTACGCATCAGTTTTTACAAATGGGTTGGCacattaaaataacaatgtaAGAATGTTTCCTTTGACTGCTTGGTTCTCATTACGGGTTATGTTCTGTTTTGCCATGGTTTTGTGGGAAATACCTCAGCAAAGTTTGCAAAATATTCTAAAAGCTTAAcagatattatttttacaaaacaaaaatctctgaaTAGCTTTATAGGTATGAATTATACTTCTGGAAGAGTTAAATTTCTGTAATGTTAGTGGCTTTTCTGAACTGAGAAAATGAGTTTCCTTATTTCACAGTATTTTGGTCTGAAAAACCTTCAGGAATCATGTTGAGTTTATGTTTTGTTGACTTTAAAGTCTGGTAGTCATTGGGGTTTATTTAAGAATTTCCTTTGGTATGGTTTGAGGCAACATTATTGcaggaaatgacaaaaatagaCTAGAGCACTAGGGTACAACTGGGCCATTAAAACTTTACACAGTTGAGATGCACTCTACTTGAGTTTAacatattaaatgtttacaacAATTTAAATGCTTTTCATCACTATATTTATGGCACTTGTCTTAACTACAGTGTAATTGTTCACCttatgtaaatacaaaaaagtcaGTCTTTATAAATGTGTGCATCTAGAAATGAGTGACAGTTTACAAACACTGTAatctgaaaagcaaaacatgttttgcttaAAAGCTACCTCAACTTGAATCTGATGTGAGActtgtaattattttaacaatgtttttgttttttttcatgacagatgttgggcagattttctgtctctgtgaCAACAAGATGTGGAAACTCTGAATAGGCTCTTTTGtacctttaaaaacacagagcCACCTGCTCACAAAACGCTCTGTCTAAAAGTTTCAGTTGGTGTTTGTTGGAATAAGC encodes:
- the LOC116711169 gene encoding calcium/calmodulin-dependent 3',5'-cyclic nucleotide phosphodiesterase 1B isoform X2, whose product is MAELVRIRKKRLQIPISRLRSMLKQIEEKDVDFEEIKQNLDFTASLLEAVYLDGPRQCLESEDDLQQLQSDGVPSEVTDWLASTFTRRIRRPLRRSDEKPKFRSIVHAVQAGIFVERMFKRAYTATMPDQPEAVVNCLRDVDRWSFDVFALNSASSDHALQTLFFELITRYDLNSRFKIPISCLTEFLSALEKGYCKYNNPYHNLVHAADVTQTMHCLLLRSGLVHWLTELEVMASLFAAAIHDFEHTGTTNNFHIHTRSEFALIYNDRSVQESHHLSAAFHLLQDDQMNIFINLTREEWMEMRSLVIEMVLATDMSSHLFQVKAMKSCLQQQERMDKPKALSLLLHTADISHPSKPWALHSRWTKALMEEFFRQGDREAELGLPFSPLCDRKSTLVAESQIGFIDFIVYPTFSLLTDMAEKIVIPLVEENPGPPDPCNRHSNLWKESSRGLQWSLAHITAELVSFRSTWTRHTEDNKLKWKESGSNGFSDSSVTKEQRSMEEERSEKSLQDSSENTKQ
- the LOC116711169 gene encoding calcium/calmodulin-dependent 3',5'-cyclic nucleotide phosphodiesterase 1B isoform X1, with the protein product MTPACKIHRRSDRNLSVVTWMMTLERLRSMLKQIEEKDVDFEEIKQNLDFTASLLEAVYLDGPRQCLESEDDLQQLQSDGVPSEVTDWLASTFTRRIRRPLRRSDEKPKFRSIVHAVQAGIFVERMFKRAYTATMPDQPEAVVNCLRDVDRWSFDVFALNSASSDHALQTLFFELITRYDLNSRFKIPISCLTEFLSALEKGYCKYNNPYHNLVHAADVTQTMHCLLLRSGLVHWLTELEVMASLFAAAIHDFEHTGTTNNFHIHTRSEFALIYNDRSVQESHHLSAAFHLLQDDQMNIFINLTREEWMEMRSLVIEMVLATDMSSHLFQVKAMKSCLQQQERMDKPKALSLLLHTADISHPSKPWALHSRWTKALMEEFFRQGDREAELGLPFSPLCDRKSTLVAESQIGFIDFIVYPTFSLLTDMAEKIVIPLVEENPGPPDPCNRHSNLWKESSRGLQWSLAHITAELVSFRSTWTRHTEDNKLKWKESGSNGFSDSSVTKEQRSMEEERSEKSLQDSSENTKQ
- the LOC116711169 gene encoding calcium/calmodulin-dependent 3',5'-cyclic nucleotide phosphodiesterase 1B isoform X3, whose translation is MTPACKIHRRSDRNLSVVTWMMTLERLRSMLKQIEEKDVDFEEIKQNLDFTASLLEAVYLDGPRQCLESEDDLQQLQSDGVPSEVTDWLASTFTRRIRRPLRRSDEKPKFRSIVHAVQAGIFVERMFKRAYTATMPDQPEAVVNCLRDVDRWSFDVFALNSASSDHALQTLFFELITRYDLNSRFKIPISCLTEFLSALEKGYCKYNNPYHNLVHAADVTQTMHCLLLRSGLVHWLTELEVMASLFAAAIHDFEHTGTTNNFHIHTRSEFALIYNDRSVQESHHLSAAFHLLQDDQMNIFINLTREEWMEMRSLVIEMVLATDMSSHLFQVKAMKSCLQQQERMDKPKALSLLLHTADISHPSKPWALHSRWTKALMEEFFRQGDREAELGLPFSPLCDRKSTLVAESQIGFIDFIVYPTFSLLTDMAEKIVIPLVEENPGPPDPCNRHSNLWKESSRGLQWSLAHITAELVSFRSTWTRHTEDNKLKWKESGSNAYQNFPMPFPTFNFLQDFLTPALQKNNDPWRRRGQKNLYKTAVKIQNSRRDFLMIWACYREFLHC